Proteins encoded in a region of the Paenibacillus sp. E222 genome:
- a CDS encoding helix-turn-helix transcriptional regulator gives MRVLRIKLKDVLKQRNITQRQLESTSGVNQARISQLCKPGRQEINLGILEKIAAALDITDISELIQFEEVADTENDEHTSN, from the coding sequence TTGCGCGTTCTGAGAATTAAACTTAAAGATGTACTAAAACAGAGAAATATCACTCAAAGACAATTAGAGAGCACGTCTGGAGTCAATCAAGCTAGAATATCGCAACTCTGCAAGCCGGGTAGACAAGAGATTAACTTAGGTATCCTTGAGAAAATAGCCGCTGCCCTAGATATCACAGACATATCTGAACTGATTCAGTTTGAAGAAGTAGCAGATACGGAAAACGATGAGCATACATCGAATTAA